A genomic window from Algoriphagus sp. Y33 includes:
- a CDS encoding SusD/RagB family nutrient-binding outer membrane lipoprotein: MQKIINYIFILVVLVYSSGCDNNFDELNTNKVSATSIDPVFQLNAAIVGCAYPNGSLVYDIGIVQQIVTPNSGLVSGANYNQDNRTLTQELWQGYYRNVIKNTRDVINQTEDNPSRANLKNMTRIVQAFAFMVLTDDYGSIPYFEGGKGYSDQIYLPVYDSQEAIYEDLIKELTEATAALDLSGTMESADILYGGDLNKWKSFGYSLLLRAGMRLSKVDPVTAAQVVQVAVQGGVILTNDDNAKINHDPNYTNPIGNFLNATEASNFYLTEPFVDYLRNRNDPRLSAIAVTYVGAKSGPEQTAANETYDASIHVGMPMGNDNAGAVSAASALGLASFYEFAQADRRRVTKNTAPNFLVTASQNYLLMAEARERGWISSGSVEEYYNAGVRAHMNQLGTVDEGSVISTSEIDQYLEQNPFEASMAMEQINTQYWISSFLNGPEAFANFRRSGYPELTPNPYPGRDVEFINRLTYPNSEISVNSENVQAAISAQGADNLETKVWWDK; encoded by the coding sequence ATGCAAAAGATCATCAATTATATATTCATACTAGTAGTATTGGTTTATTCATCGGGATGCGACAATAACTTTGATGAACTCAATACCAATAAAGTCAGTGCAACTTCAATTGATCCGGTATTTCAACTGAATGCCGCGATTGTAGGCTGTGCATACCCGAATGGAAGTTTAGTCTATGATATTGGGATTGTTCAGCAGATAGTCACCCCTAATTCAGGGCTGGTCTCAGGAGCCAATTACAACCAAGATAACAGAACCTTGACTCAGGAACTGTGGCAGGGATATTATAGAAACGTGATCAAAAATACACGTGATGTAATCAACCAGACAGAAGATAACCCTTCCCGGGCCAATCTTAAGAATATGACCAGAATTGTTCAAGCATTTGCGTTTATGGTGCTGACGGATGATTATGGGAGTATTCCGTATTTCGAAGGAGGCAAAGGCTATTCAGATCAGATTTACCTGCCTGTGTATGATTCTCAGGAAGCTATTTACGAGGATTTGATCAAAGAATTGACTGAAGCTACTGCAGCTTTGGATCTTTCCGGAACTATGGAATCTGCTGATATTCTCTACGGAGGTGATTTGAACAAATGGAAGAGTTTTGGTTATTCACTGCTTCTGAGAGCAGGGATGCGGCTGAGCAAAGTAGATCCCGTCACAGCTGCCCAAGTGGTACAGGTAGCCGTGCAGGGGGGAGTTATTTTGACAAATGACGATAACGCCAAAATCAACCATGACCCAAACTACACCAATCCCATCGGTAATTTCCTGAATGCAACTGAAGCTTCCAATTTCTACTTAACGGAACCATTTGTAGACTATCTGCGAAACAGGAATGATCCACGTCTTTCTGCAATTGCAGTAACTTATGTAGGTGCCAAATCAGGTCCGGAGCAGACAGCCGCCAATGAAACCTATGATGCAAGTATCCATGTGGGAATGCCCATGGGGAACGATAATGCAGGAGCTGTAAGTGCTGCTTCGGCATTGGGATTGGCCAGTTTTTACGAATTTGCGCAAGCAGATAGAAGACGGGTGACCAAAAATACTGCACCAAACTTTCTTGTTACTGCTTCGCAAAATTATTTGCTTATGGCAGAAGCAAGAGAAAGGGGCTGGATCAGCAGCGGATCGGTGGAAGAGTACTACAATGCCGGAGTCCGTGCCCATATGAATCAGCTTGGTACGGTGGATGAAGGATCTGTCATTTCCACTTCTGAAATAGATCAATATCTCGAGCAAAATCCCTTCGAAGCGTCTATGGCAATGGAGCAGATCAACACGCAATATTGGATCTCCAGCTTTCTGAATGGTCCAGAAGCTTTTGCTAACTTCAGGAGATCGGGCTATCCGGAATTGACTCCAAATCCATATCCTGGAAGGGACGTGGAATTTATCAATCGATTAACTTATCCGAATTCTGAAATTTCTGTGAATTCCGAAAATGTCCAAGCTGCTATTTCAGCTCAGGGAGCTGATAACCTTGAGACCAAAGTTTGGTGGGATAAATAG
- a CDS encoding mandelate racemase/muconate lactonizing enzyme family protein, with translation MKPKNTRRSFLQKSAVAGLTGAGLLGTFGGLNEAVARQNPYSNPSDLKITDVKCAYVRGAVYVKIYTDQDVWGCGEAVDAIQGTYYMIQRMGRQLRGQNPLNPNRLAEQIRKGAFFGGAQSGVFVAVLTAIETALWDITGKVFNVPVYQLLGGKFRDKIRVYCDTALYTSTNPTPDDYAAAAKNAVSRGYNAVKFDVDDARDPNKYDRYNWTASPAEIDRMYNAIAAVREEVGPNIDICVDMHGRYDAITGMKMAKAYEPLNLMFLEEPIPADNPEMYKHITQETSTPICAGENIYLAYGFTKLLSDGALNIIMPDLQKAGGLGEGQRIANLANLHYVPFSPHMVASFLGAMASCHVCASVPNFQIMEWQIYMDTDDLWKDIVTYDGPKTENSFITLSEKPGIGVEINEEGMKKHAVPGIPFFE, from the coding sequence ATGAAACCTAAAAATACAAGAAGATCATTTCTTCAAAAAAGTGCTGTAGCCGGACTGACCGGCGCTGGCTTATTGGGGACTTTTGGCGGTTTAAATGAAGCAGTGGCACGACAAAATCCCTACTCTAATCCTTCAGATCTAAAAATTACGGATGTAAAGTGTGCCTATGTGCGGGGTGCAGTCTATGTAAAAATATATACCGATCAGGACGTTTGGGGATGTGGTGAAGCAGTAGATGCTATCCAAGGTACCTATTACATGATTCAGCGCATGGGGAGACAGCTTAGGGGGCAAAACCCACTAAATCCCAATCGACTAGCAGAGCAAATCCGCAAAGGAGCTTTTTTTGGTGGTGCACAATCCGGAGTATTTGTGGCTGTTTTGACAGCGATTGAAACAGCCCTTTGGGATATTACCGGAAAAGTATTTAACGTTCCTGTTTACCAATTGCTGGGAGGGAAATTCAGAGATAAAATCCGGGTCTATTGCGATACAGCACTTTATACGTCTACCAATCCTACTCCGGATGATTATGCCGCTGCTGCAAAGAATGCCGTCTCCCGGGGATATAACGCAGTAAAATTTGATGTAGATGATGCAAGAGATCCTAATAAATATGACCGATACAACTGGACAGCGAGTCCGGCAGAAATAGACAGAATGTACAATGCCATAGCGGCAGTGAGGGAAGAGGTGGGACCCAATATAGATATCTGTGTAGATATGCACGGGAGATATGACGCAATAACCGGAATGAAGATGGCGAAAGCTTACGAGCCTCTGAATTTGATGTTTTTAGAAGAACCAATACCTGCTGATAATCCGGAAATGTATAAGCATATTACCCAAGAGACTAGCACTCCGATCTGTGCCGGCGAAAATATCTACCTAGCCTACGGATTTACAAAACTATTGTCGGATGGAGCCTTGAATATCATTATGCCCGATCTGCAGAAGGCAGGGGGATTAGGAGAAGGTCAGCGCATTGCCAATTTGGCCAATCTTCATTATGTGCCTTTTTCTCCTCATATGGTGGCTTCTTTTTTAGGCGCTATGGCGAGTTGCCATGTATGTGCGTCGGTGCCAAACTTCCAGATTATGGAATGGCAAATCTATATGGACACCGACGATCTCTGGAAAGATATCGTGACCTACGATGGCCCGAAAACTGAAAATAGCTTCATCACTCTTTCTGAGAAGCCTGGAATCGGAGTGGAAATCAATGAGGAAGGAATGAAAAAACACGCAGTTCCGGGGATTCCTTTTTTTGAATAA
- a CDS encoding RraA family protein, translating to MNKSYLTLLFLFLVVIESFSQQISKEEMLFLTQEWKGERFEDGRPKVSDDLLKRMKIVTHDEAWAVMKNAGYKYQYADGWEMINPDSIMVGRALTATFMPGRPDIHGAIDARGKAEGKKGQNVWPVDLLVEGDVYVADQFGIHDGGPTIGDNVGNAIYANSGNGIVYNGAIRDIAGLKEIGGFTSYYRTYHPSHHNQPRDLNTMLIGINKPTKIGQATVMAGDVVLGRDGAVSFIPAHLVEQVVVTSEVVRLRDMFGHERIREGKYTAGDIDTRWSDEIEKDFSQWLEAHIDELPIAREQIQEILKNRTW from the coding sequence ATGAACAAATCATATCTAACCCTATTGTTTCTATTCTTAGTTGTAATAGAATCTTTTTCTCAGCAAATTTCCAAAGAAGAAATGCTCTTTCTCACCCAAGAATGGAAAGGAGAAAGATTTGAAGATGGTCGCCCTAAAGTGTCTGATGACCTATTGAAGCGAATGAAAATCGTTACCCATGACGAAGCATGGGCAGTGATGAAAAATGCAGGCTACAAATACCAATATGCAGATGGATGGGAGATGATCAATCCTGACAGCATTATGGTGGGAAGGGCTTTGACAGCCACTTTTATGCCTGGCAGGCCAGATATCCATGGAGCCATAGATGCCCGTGGAAAAGCTGAAGGAAAGAAAGGACAGAATGTTTGGCCAGTGGATTTATTGGTAGAAGGAGATGTATATGTTGCCGACCAGTTCGGGATTCATGATGGAGGTCCTACTATCGGCGATAATGTAGGCAATGCGATTTATGCCAATTCAGGCAATGGAATAGTTTATAATGGAGCTATCAGGGATATCGCCGGACTCAAAGAAATCGGAGGCTTCACCTCCTATTACCGTACATATCATCCTTCCCATCATAACCAACCTAGAGATTTAAATACCATGCTGATCGGTATCAATAAACCTACAAAAATCGGACAAGCTACAGTGATGGCAGGTGATGTGGTTTTAGGTCGTGACGGTGCAGTTTCGTTTATCCCCGCTCATCTAGTCGAGCAGGTAGTAGTTACCTCTGAGGTAGTTCGGTTGAGGGATATGTTTGGGCATGAGCGAATCCGTGAAGGAAAATATACTGCCGGTGATATCGATACCAGGTGGTCTGATGAAATAGAAAAAGACTTTTCTCAGTGGCTTGAAGCCCATATTGACGAATTGCCTATAGCAAGGGAGCAGATTCAAGAAATACTCAAAAACAGAACCTGGTAA